The Candidatus Neomarinimicrobiota bacterium genome has a window encoding:
- a CDS encoding SDR family NAD(P)-dependent oxidoreductase gives MRLGEQIVVITGANGAVGSVLLDYLKKERARHVVGCLRGAEVDWRPVDDRCSFVTGDLADRVAVNFMVAEILRYLGTCHAWINVAGGFSRDGLVEDINPEAWPCMFDLNFITCLNACQAIIPIFKDQNFGRIINFGSLAGERGLAQTGPYAISKAAVHNLTLTLAEEGSDQVTANLIIPSIIDTPANRKAMPKADFSLWTRPEVIADKIAEILDTTDNPPNGAKYFF, from the coding sequence ATGAGGCTGGGTGAGCAGATTGTGGTTATAACCGGGGCTAATGGAGCGGTGGGATCGGTGTTGCTTGATTATCTCAAGAAGGAGCGGGCCCGGCACGTGGTGGGCTGCCTGCGGGGCGCGGAGGTGGACTGGCGGCCGGTGGATGACCGCTGCAGCTTCGTGACCGGTGACCTTGCCGATCGGGTGGCGGTGAACTTTATGGTGGCCGAGATCCTGCGCTACCTGGGAACGTGTCATGCCTGGATCAATGTTGCCGGGGGTTTTTCAAGGGATGGGCTGGTGGAGGACATAAACCCGGAGGCGTGGCCATGCATGTTTGACCTTAACTTTATTACCTGTCTGAACGCCTGCCAGGCCATTATACCGATATTCAAGGACCAGAATTTTGGCCGGATCATCAATTTCGGTTCACTAGCCGGGGAGCGCGGCCTGGCCCAGACGGGGCCCTATGCCATCAGCAAAGCAGCGGTGCACAACTTAACCCTCACCCTGGCCGAGGAAGGCAGCGATCAGGTGACCGCCAATCTGATCATCCCCAGTATCATTGATACCCCCGCCAACCGCAAAGCCATGCCCAAGGCTGATTTTTCATTGTGGACCCGCCCCGAGGTTATCGCTGATAAGATTGCGGAGATCCTGGATACAACTGACAACCCCCCCAACGGTGCGAAGTACTTTTTCTAA
- a CDS encoding SDR family NAD(P)-dependent oxidoreductase, protein MMSLKEKTVLITGASSGIGAACAEAFAQAGATLVLAARRRERLEALQQGLQARFGTHAFIMAVDISQAAEVEQAFASLPPVGREVDILVNNAGTVKGLDPEWVVSPADVDLMIDTNIKGLITMTRLCLPGMIERGSGHVINIGSISGQEVYPGGSVYCATKFATRALTRGLKLDLLGSPIRVTSIDPGMVETEFSSVRFGGDEARAKKVYEGMTPLKPVDIADAVLYAATRPPHVNVSEMLILPTDQATTMLVHREPA, encoded by the coding sequence ATGATGAGTCTGAAGGAGAAAACCGTTCTTATCACCGGTGCTTCCAGCGGGATCGGTGCCGCCTGTGCGGAGGCTTTCGCCCAGGCCGGTGCCACCCTGGTCCTGGCTGCCAGACGCCGGGAGCGCCTGGAAGCGCTCCAGCAGGGACTACAGGCACGCTTTGGCACCCATGCCTTCATCATGGCCGTGGATATTTCCCAGGCGGCAGAGGTGGAGCAGGCCTTTGCCTCCCTGCCACCGGTCGGGCGGGAGGTGGACATCCTGGTTAACAATGCCGGCACCGTCAAGGGCCTGGATCCCGAATGGGTGGTGAGTCCCGCAGACGTGGATCTCATGATCGATACCAACATCAAGGGGCTCATTACCATGACCCGGTTGTGCCTGCCGGGAATGATCGAGCGGGGTTCGGGGCATGTTATCAATATCGGCAGCATCTCGGGGCAGGAAGTGTATCCGGGTGGTAGCGTGTATTGTGCCACCAAGTTCGCTACGCGGGCCCTTACCCGGGGGCTGAAGCTGGACCTGTTGGGTAGCCCTATCAGGGTGACTTCCATCGATCCCGGCATGGTAGAGACGGAATTCAGCAGCGTGCGGTTCGGGGGCGATGAGGCACGGGCCAAGAAGGTATACGAAGGCATGACTCCGCTCAAGCCGGTGGATATCGCCGATGCGGTCCTGTATGCTGCGACCCGTCCCCCACACGTGAATGTCAGTGAAATGCTCATCCTGCCTACCGATCAAGCGACCACTATGCTCGTGCACCGGGAGCCGGCTTAG
- a CDS encoding DUF58 domain-containing protein, which yields MANLSTTYLNPSIVSRLDNLSLRARLVVEGFIIGLHRSPYHGFSVEFAEHRAYGPGDEIRRMDWKLFAKTDRYYVKQFEEETNLKSYLLLDQSRSMTFSSHGLSKLTYAQTLAAALAYLMLKQQDAIGLALFDSQLRQYLAPRAKPSHLDAILGRMSAIQPGPETVIAPILHQLAESIVKRGLIILISDLFDDPDQIMMGLKHFRHKKHEVIVFHILDPQELEFAFSSRTRFRDLETGEVITTEPWHIQKAYQKQVRQFLDSFRSRCRQQNIDYLLITTDRPLDLALSEYLLKRGRIG from the coding sequence ATGGCGAATCTGAGCACCACTTACCTGAATCCCAGTATCGTTTCCCGGCTGGATAATCTATCCTTACGGGCCCGGCTGGTGGTGGAGGGATTCATCATTGGTCTGCACCGGAGTCCCTATCACGGTTTTTCGGTGGAATTTGCGGAACATCGGGCTTATGGTCCCGGTGACGAAATTCGCCGTATGGACTGGAAACTGTTTGCTAAGACCGATCGGTATTACGTCAAGCAGTTTGAGGAGGAGACCAATCTCAAGAGCTATCTTCTGCTGGATCAGAGTCGCTCGATGACCTTTTCCTCGCATGGGCTTAGTAAGCTGACTTATGCTCAGACGTTAGCGGCGGCCCTGGCGTACCTCATGCTCAAACAGCAGGATGCCATTGGCCTGGCGCTGTTCGATTCGCAGCTGCGCCAGTATCTGGCACCGCGGGCCAAGCCCAGCCACCTGGATGCCATTCTGGGCCGGATGTCCGCTATCCAGCCGGGACCGGAAACCGTCATTGCCCCCATACTGCACCAGCTGGCCGAGTCCATCGTTAAACGGGGCCTGATCATCCTGATCTCCGATCTATTCGACGACCCGGATCAGATCATGATGGGCCTGAAGCATTTCCGGCACAAGAAACACGAGGTGATTGTATTCCATATCCTGGACCCTCAGGAGCTCGAGTTTGCTTTTTCGTCCCGGACCCGTTTTCGTGATCTGGAGACCGGCGAAGTGATCACCACCGAGCCCTGGCACATTCAGAAGGCCTATCAGAAGCAGGTGCGGCAGTTTTTGGATTCCTTCCGCAGCCGTTGTCGCCAGCAGAACATCGATTATCTGCTGATTACAACTGACAGACCCCTCGACCTGGCCCTTTCGGAGTATCTGCTGAAACGCGGACGCATAGGCTAG